Within the Thermanaeromonas toyohensis ToBE genome, the region GTATAAAAGTGCTTATCGAATGGTTCAATTACCACTTAACTTTAAAGAACTTTTCCTTTTAGTGACATCCGCTGCCTTTGTTTCTGCGGTCGTTCCGGGAGGTACCATTTCCGGAGCAAGCCTGATGATTTACGACGGCCTACGTCAAGGCTGGGAGGTTTCCCGGATACTGATGGCCAATTTCATCTTCTACCTCTTTGACTATTCGGCCTTCCTGGCCCTGTTGGTGGCGGCTTTACTTTATCTTTTCTGGCGGGGCAGTTTACAACAATACGAAATCATGGCTACTGCTTTCCTTTTAGCCCTAGTGGGCGGGTTATTTGCGGTACTCTTTTTTACTGGTGCCCGACCAGCAACTGTTTTAAACCTGATCCGACGGTTGAGTCGTCTGGTCAGCCGCCTCTTTCCCAAAGTTGACCAGCATCTCCCGCCTTGGGAAAGTAAGGCGGAGGAGTTCGTTGGGCAGTTATCCAAGGCCTTGAAAGCTGCCGGTTATAGCCGGCCGGCTCTATTTCAAGCGGTGTTTCATGCTCTCTTGATGGATGGTATCTCGCTATTACAGGTACAAGCCCTATTCCTTGCCTTTGGCCAGGCTCCGGGCCTGGGTCGTCTCATTGCCGGCTACGCCATCGGAGTCCTGTTCATGATCGTCTCCATCACCCCGCAGGGGGTGGGTGTTGTGGAGGGAGCCATGACCACGGTTTACATCTCGCTAGGGGTCCCGCCCGAGCAAGCCGTCCTGGTCACCTTTAGTTACCGGGCGCTTAGCTTTTGGCTACCCGTCCTTCTGGGCTTTATGTTCTTGAAAAAGGTGGTGGTAAGGGA harbors:
- a CDS encoding lysylphosphatidylglycerol synthase transmembrane domain-containing protein; translated protein: MMQGKEPIFVISRFRLLYIVILFLAAVLIAIRLGQAQEIWRVFQRANWAWIAVAALLQIALLVNQTDLYKSAYRMVQLPLNFKELFLLVTSAAFVSAVVPGGTISGASLMIYDGLRQGWEVSRILMANFIFYLFDYSAFLALLVAALLYLFWRGSLQQYEIMATAFLLALVGGLFAVLFFTGARPATVLNLIRRLSRLVSRLFPKVDQHLPPWESKAEEFVGQLSKALKAAGYSRPALFQAVFHALLMDGISLLQVQALFLAFGQAPGLGRLIAGYAIGVLFMIVSITPQGVGVVEGAMTTVYISLGVPPEQAVLVTFSYRALSFWLPVLLGFMFLKKVVVRE